The Limnospira fusiformis SAG 85.79 genomic interval AGTCAAGACTCGGATTATCCTTATGGTTACTGCGAGGAAGGACAACGCTTCCATGCCCTCAAATCCGGGAAGAGGCAGGGCATGAGCATGATTGCGGCATGGTGTCATCAACAACTCTTAGCCCCCTTTAGCTTTGAGGGTTGTTGTAATCGGACAGTGTTTGAGTTGTGGTTGGAGTTCATCTTAATTCCAACATTGAAGCCAGGTCAGACTCTAGTATTGGACAATGCAACGTTTCATAAAGGGGGGCGGATTGCTGAACTGGTGGAGGCAGCTCAATGCCGTTTACTCTATCTTCCGCCTTATTCGCCAGACCTCAACAAGATAGAGAAATGTTGGTCGTGGTTGAAAGCCCGCATTCGCCATTGTATTGAGCAGTTTGATTCTCTCCATGATGCCATGGATTCTGTTCTCAAGACTGCGTCCTAACCGTATTGACTAGTGCTATATATAAGTGTTGCACTGGATTGCCACTTCTATCTGTGTTTGTTGGCACTAACTGTCATTGCTGATTACAAGGCTGATTACAAGTTAGTGGGCTTTATAGGGAACTTCCCTTGGTATAATTAGATTTAGATTTGCCTTCCTTTAATGCTACTGGAAGTCTCTCGCGCTTACCGACGGGGTTGGTGGGGGAGTACAACATAGCCTGAGAAGCACCGATGCCCAGGTTGTGGGCCTGAGCCTTAACGGTGGGTAACTTCAAATCTCTAGTGATCGAAATCTCGAAGCCCCTTGCAGTTTGTGAGGTGGTGTGTCAACATAAAACTTCTGACTTAGCGCGAGTTCTCATGCAGACTGAGGCTTTTAGTGAGCTTTTTCCTCTTTTTAAAGGGGCAAACCCAGAAACTCTGGAATGGTTGTTGTCGGTGGCTGTGAAGCACGAGTATCCAGCTAATCGCGCGATCGTGATGGAGGATGCTTGGGGAAATGCAGTTTATTTCATCGTTTCCGGGTGGGTCAAGGTACGGCGACTGTCGGGCGATAATGTAGTCACCCTGGCTATTTTGGGGCGAGGTGATTTTTTTGGCGAAATGGCGATTCTCGATGAGTCTCCCCGATCCAATGATGTGATTGCTTTGTCCTCTGTACGATTGATTAGTGTCTCGGCTCAACGATTTATTCAAACGCTGTTTAAAGACCCACAACTCCATCATCGAATGTTGCAACTGATGGTGCGACGTTTGCGCCAAACTAACCAGCGTTATCAGATCCGACACCGCCCTCCGGCGGTTAAGCTGGCTAATACTTTGGTGGAGTTGGCGGAAAATTATGGCCAGTTGACAGAAAAAGGGGCTGATATTTTTAACATTCCTGAACAAGATTTGGCTCATGTTACTGATATCAGTCTGGAAGAGACTAGCAAAATTATGGAAAAACTCAATAGCAAGGGTTGGATTAATATTGATACGGAACGTCAGGTGATCCATTTGATTAACCTCAAGCACCTTAATCAATTGGCTAATCAGTAGGCTAGTCCTCTGGTAGCTGGCTCCTTTGCTCTTGGGGCTTGAGCTAAAACAGCCCTAATTTGTCGCTATTTTTCTGTTTAATGACTCAAGCTATTAGAACCCCCTCCCTAGAGGGCGCTGACTCGACGGTAGCCACCCATTACCTGGTTTCTATGTCTCAACCGGGGTCTCATTTGTTTGAGGTGCGGTTCCAAATCTCTCGACACTATGGCGCGGGTCCGGTGGTGGACTCCGGGGTGATTGATTTGAAAATGCCGGTGTGGACTCCGGGTTCTTATATGGTGCGGGAGTATGCAAGACATTTGCAGGATTTTCAGGTATGCGATCGCCATGATCAATCTCTGTCTTGGTCTAAGGTCAGTAAAAATACATGGCGGGTACAAGCAGGAGAGTCAGACTCGCTCATAGTCCACTACCGTATCTATGCCAATGAGTTGACGGTAAGAACTAACCATTTGGATAGCACCCACGGCTATTTTAATGGGGCGGCTCTGTTCTTTTATGTTCCTGGATGGGAAAATTTGCCGATCCAAGTGGCGATCGCACCTCCAAAGGGTTGGTGGGTTACTACCAGTTTACCGTCCGTTTCAGGGGTCGAAAATACCTTTGAGGCGACGGATTTTGATACCTTGGTTGATAGTCCTTTTGAGATTGGCACCCATCAGGTTTATGATTTTGAAGCGGCTGGAAAACCTCATCAATTGGCAATTTGGGGCCAAGGAAATGGTGATGTCGATCGCTTAATTACAGATTGTCGGAAAATTATTCACGAGGTTAGCAATCTATTTTCGGGTCTTCCCTATGACCGCTATGTGTTTCTATTGCATTTGTCCAGTCAGGGTTATGGAGGACTGGAACATAAAAATTCCTGCTCTCTTAATTATCCTCGGTTAGGATTGCGAGACCGGGATAAGTATAACCGCTTTATGCAGTTGGTAGCTCATGAGTTTTTTCACCTCTGGAATGTTAAGCGCTTACGCCCGAAAGAGTTGGAAGTGTTTAACTATGAATCCGAATGTTATACGACTTCTTTGTGGTTTTGTGAGGGAGCAACTAGCTATTATGATGGCTGGATGATTTACCGATCTGGTATTGTTGAGGTTAAGGATTTTTTGAATGGTTTATCTAAGGATATTTCCCGATTCTTGACGACTCCTGGGCGGTTCGTTCAACCCCTGGGTGAGTCGAGTTGGGATGCTTGGATTAAGTTGTATCGCCGGGATGCTTATAGTGACAACAATCAAATGTCCTACTATTTAAAAGGGGAATTGGTGTCATTTATGCTGGAACTGTTGATCCGTAACCGTCATGGAAATCGGCGATCGCTTGATGATGTGATGGTGCTAATGTGGGAAAAATTCGGGAAATCGGAAAAGGGCTATACGGCGACGGAGTTACAGTCGGCGATCGCTTCGGTGGCAGAAATGGATTTAGACGATTTCTTTAATCGCTATCTTCATGGTACTGAAGAACTGCCTTTAAATGATTATTTACAACCCTTTGGGTTAGTAATTAAACCTCAAAATAATGATATTGTTCCTGATTTGGGTTGGCGACTGGCGGCGGAAAATGGAAAGACAATAGTTAAATTTGTGGAAGCAGGAAGTCCAGCACAATTAGCGGGAATTGATGCTGAGGATGAATTATTAGCTATCAATGGTTTTCGGGTGAGCGTTGAAAACATTAGCGATCGCTTGCTAGACTTTAAACCAGGAGATGAAGTCCATATAAGTTTCTTCCATCAAGACGAATTGCGAACCTCTGAAGCTATACTGCGATCGCCCCGTCCTAGTGCTTATAAAATTACCTCTGTTGAAGAACCCACCCCGGAACAGCAGCGCAATTTTGAGGGATGGTTAGGCTGCCCCTATCACCAATTGTATAGCACAAGACAGAACATTTAGGACGTATAATGGCAAGGATATCTACAGAAGACCCAAAATGCCAGCCCCCTACAGTTACGACCTTAGACAAAAAGTTATTAATGCAATTGAACTAGACGGTATACCCAAAACCGAAGCCAGTCAAGTTTTCCATGTCAGCAGGAACACTATCAATCTCTGGCTGCAAAGAAAAGAACACACCGGCGACTTCCTCCCTAAACCTAATCGCCCACCTGGTCATAGCCACCAAATTACCGACTGGCAGAAATTCAAGGCTTTTGCCCAAGAGCATGGCCACAAAACCTCCGCTCAAATGGCTCAACTTTGGGATGACGACATCTCTCCTCGCACCATATCCAGAGCCTTGAAGAAAATTGGCTTCACCAGAAAAAAAAACTTACGGCTACCAAGAACGTTGGAAGCAACAGCGAGAGGAGTTTATGGCTCAGATTGAACAGATGGAGCCGGAAGAAGTGGTCTACCTCGATGAAGCCGGCATGAATAGTCAGGACTCGGATTACCCTTATGGTTACTGCGAGGAAGGAAAACGCTTCCATGCACTCAAATCAGGGAAGAGGCAGGGCAGGGTAAGTATGATAGCCGCATGGTGTCATCAACAACTCTTAGCTCCCTTTAGCTTTGAGGGTTGTTGTAATCGGACAGTGTTTGAGTTGTGGTTGGAGTTCATCTTAATTCCAACATTGAAGCCAGGTCAGACTCTAGTATTGGACAATGCAACGTTTCATAAAGGGGGACGGATTGCTGAACTGGTGGAGGCAGCTCAATGCCGTTTACTCTATCTTCCGCCTTATTCGCCAGACCTCAACAAGATAGAGAAATGTTGGTCGTGGCTGAAAGCCCGTATTCGCCACTGCACGTGAGCAGTTTGATTCTCTCCATGATGCCATGGATTCCGTTCTCAAAGCTGCGTCCTAACCACCTTGACTAATCCTATAAATGGTCTGAGCAGAAATAAACCACAAAGACAGAAAAGACAGAACAGATAAAACTTCTGTGTACTCATGTCTCTGTGGTTTCTCCTCAGTATATAGGATCTAGTGAGTATTCAAATCCAGCTTTAACAATCGCTTACCGTGAACCACAGCCACAACCGTTACGACATCTCCCTGAATACGGTAGATAATCCGGTAAGTGTAAGCAAACTGTTCTCTAACGGTTTCGTCACCAAACTCCTGAACAATACCACCGGAGAGGGGACACTTGCTCAGATTTCTGGTAGCCTCAATGATTCTCTGTACCACCGCCGCCGCATAGGAAACTGAGTCTCGCGCAATATAAGCCGCGATCGCATCGATATCATCAATGGCTGTCGGTGACCAAACTACTTGATAACCCATTTACTTACTAAACCTTCCGCTTCCTCTTGTGTTAATCTTCGTTCACTATCTGCAATAGTAATACCCTGGCGGTACTTTTCTATAACATAAAGATGATATTGAATATCCTCAAGACTGCAATCCTCCGGTAAATTTTTCAGCAACAACTCAATTTCTTGTTTGACGGTATTCATAAATAAGGTTTCTTTTAATTTAGTTAGTCTCGGTCTATTATATAGTAAATGGAAAATACCTACTAACATTCGTCAATTTCCAGAGCAGCCATAATAATTTTGTCGGCTCAAAAAGATGTAATTTAGGGAGAGTATAGGATATTGATAGAGTGGCGTGGGGGATAGCCCACTGTTAATCGGCAGATACCGGAGGGTGCGATCGCACTTCCCCCGGAAATACTGTTAGTCCCAACTAGGTTAACTATTGGGTTATGCAAACTTCATGGGAGAACCGTAACCGAGTAGGGGTCGAGAGAGATGTCGCCATCTCCCCCTCCCATACAAAACCGTGCTTGCGAGTTTCCCAGCACACGGCTCCTAATTTGACTGCTCCATTGTTAAGGATACAGCATTGGCGTTATCTAGCGCCGTTTGATCATCATGACAGTGGCGGTGTAGTAGTTGAAGATTCTTGTATTCGTCCTTTCCGCCGTGGCTTCGAGGTACAATGTGGTCTACTTCAACTAAATCTGATGGGGTGAAGTATTGCCCGCACCAGGCGCATAGGCTTTTTGGCTTTTTGAGTAGTATGGCTACCCTTGTTGGCGTTTCAATTGCTTGTCCTTTTCTGGTTGCCCAGTAGGTCCAGTTTCCGTCATCAAGTGTGGCGTCGGGGCGTATTAGGGTATGTCGGACAATTGGATTCACATTATGATTCCATAATGTGAATCCATCCTTGGTTTTGAATACCCAAGTTTCATGGCTTTCTTTCCCGTTGCTTAGTTTGACCGTTCCGTGTCCGAAATAGTTTCTTAGATTTTCGTAACTTGCCATTCCGCATCTCGAATCTGTCCATGCCCGTAACATTTCAAAAACTATGTGGTCTAGTTTTCTGAAGGTCTCAGATGAGACTACCCCTGAGTAATAGTTAGACCATCCCCGAATCATCGGGTTTAGCTTACTAATCAAGGCTGATTGGGGTGCAGTTTTATGTTGTTTGATTACACCTTTTATCACTTCTGTATGGGCTTTAACTGCTTTGTTGCTGGGTTTAATGTGGGTTGGGTGTCCGATTAATCGGCTTGCTATCCCGCCTGTCTTCCCAGATATGTGTTTTCCAACTGGGTATTGCCTGATATTGAATCCGAGAAAATCAA includes:
- a CDS encoding Crp/Fnr family transcriptional regulator, with the translated sequence MQTEAFSELFPLFKGANPETLEWLLSVAVKHEYPANRAIVMEDAWGNAVYFIVSGWVKVRRLSGDNVVTLAILGRGDFFGEMAILDESPRSNDVIALSSVRLISVSAQRFIQTLFKDPQLHHRMLQLMVRRLRQTNQRYQIRHRPPAVKLANTLVELAENYGQLTEKGADIFNIPEQDLAHVTDISLEETSKIMEKLNSKGWINIDTERQVIHLINLKHLNQLANQ
- a CDS encoding type II toxin-antitoxin system RelE/ParE family toxin encodes the protein MGYQVVWSPTAIDDIDAIAAYIARDSVSYAAAVVQRIIEATRNLSKCPLSGGIVQEFGDETVREQFAYTYRIIYRIQGDVVTVVAVVHGKRLLKLDLNTH
- a CDS encoding M61 family metallopeptidase, whose product is MTQAIRTPSLEGADSTVATHYLVSMSQPGSHLFEVRFQISRHYGAGPVVDSGVIDLKMPVWTPGSYMVREYARHLQDFQVCDRHDQSLSWSKVSKNTWRVQAGESDSLIVHYRIYANELTVRTNHLDSTHGYFNGAALFFYVPGWENLPIQVAIAPPKGWWVTTSLPSVSGVENTFEATDFDTLVDSPFEIGTHQVYDFEAAGKPHQLAIWGQGNGDVDRLITDCRKIIHEVSNLFSGLPYDRYVFLLHLSSQGYGGLEHKNSCSLNYPRLGLRDRDKYNRFMQLVAHEFFHLWNVKRLRPKELEVFNYESECYTTSLWFCEGATSYYDGWMIYRSGIVEVKDFLNGLSKDISRFLTTPGRFVQPLGESSWDAWIKLYRRDAYSDNNQMSYYLKGELVSFMLELLIRNRHGNRRSLDDVMVLMWEKFGKSEKGYTATELQSAIASVAEMDLDDFFNRYLHGTEELPLNDYLQPFGLVIKPQNNDIVPDLGWRLAAENGKTIVKFVEAGSPAQLAGIDAEDELLAINGFRVSVENISDRLLDFKPGDEVHISFFHQDELRTSEAILRSPRPSAYKITSVEEPTPEQQRNFEGWLGCPYHQLYSTRQNI